Genomic segment of Mastomys coucha isolate ucsf_1 unplaced genomic scaffold, UCSF_Mcou_1 pScaffold23, whole genome shotgun sequence:
gTACTACGGTAGCCCAAGGACTTCAAGCATGATTTTGTTCAGAGTGCCAATAGCGTGGCCGGTGCAGAGGGCAGGATGGTGTATTGCAACCTCGGGCTCATGCAGGTTCTGTCTCCGAACGCACTGCCCACGATCACCCTGATTCAGAGCAGCAGCAAGATATCTGAGATGAAAAGCTGCTCATCTTCTGGATCaagtctctgtcttagtcagggtttctatcactGCAACaaaacatgaccaaaaagcacgtcggggaggaaagggtttattcaatgACTTACACTTCTAGATCATAGTTCATCACTGGAGGAGGTCAGGCAGGAACTcgagcagagcaggaacctggaggcaagagctgatgcagaggccagggagggtgctgcttattggcttgctcagcctgctatctTATAGAACGAAATGACCTCCAGTTGgcatgggctgagccctcccccattgatcagtaattgagaaaatgccttacagctggatctcacggaggcatttttctcaactgcggcttctttctctctgatgactctaacttgtatcaagttgatacacaaCACCAGCCAGTTCAGTCTCCTCAAAAGACTTCCATGATCATGGTGCAGGTCCAGGGTGCATGCCGGAGGCCATGCTGAGGTCTGAGTTCCATGCTGCTACCAGAGGCTGAGTTTATGTGCACGATCCATGCTACTGCAGAAATCAGGTGGGAAGGTCATGATCCCTGCTGCCGTCGCTGCAGTGGTATCGATCGATGACTGCAGACTCATGACTGAGAAGGAGAGACATTGAAGGCCTCTGGGACAACCTCTTCCTAACTGCCCTCCCCCAAAGAAACAGTCTAGACAGGAAGCTATTGAAGAGTCCTGACTGCTGATGGGGTGGAGAGAATCTGGCACAGGGGATGAGACGCGACACACAGGGATGGACccactcagttttctttaaggggctggccactgggaattTGACtgtgctccagtgagtatatgggcaacacaaattggacttatTTTGTGTGCCTGCAGCCATATGTACGAATGGGTCATCTGGAATGAGATTCAGGACCtgaaaaaaattaagggtaccggaaatgtgggaaggggtttgaaaaaatgagaccaacacatggtgtgctttcagtccgccatcattaattaattctccttgttacaagccaacaggtagataaagcaaaacctctcccccaagtccatcagcaacttggcccaatcagcagcttcatcttcagtctctggaggcgggacttccagtgtaacaggaacttgtagagaggCCTGGCTATTAGCcagaggttggagagaggtgtggctatatGTGGCAAGGTGGGGTCTGACaaaatcagccctcagctgtaggaggatCACAATTTTGTTTTGTGGAGGGTGGGTCAAGGGCAGGAGGGTGGACCAGGGAAGACTGGGAAGTGAGAGTAACCAGAGTGTATCACGTGTAATTCCTAAGTAATTAGTAAAAATATTGTGTTGAGGGAaaaaaggcaacttggggaggaattCAAAGGAATTCAGGCCAGGAACTTATTaaggctggagctgatgcaggggcatgtaggagtgctgcttactagcttgttccTCATCGCTTCcttagcttgctttttttttctatcatctaGGACTGCCTGCTGAGGGGTGGCACCACCcctgagggatgggaccacctccgtcaatcactaatcaagaaaatgcactaccTGGCTTGTCTACAGGCAAATCTTATGGAAACACTTTCTCTATTGAGAGTCCCTCTCTCTAAATGACTCTTGTGTGTGTCAAGTTGCTATAACACAAGCCAGCACAGCGTTGCACACAATTGTTCATGAATATGTACTATTCCATACTTCTAGTAATTTCAACTCTGAAACGTGGTTGTGTATaactctacatttctttttttgtctgtgttttaGATGGAACAGATCAAAAGGGCCAACAAACTGTTTACCAATGACTGTATATTTCTGAAGAAGACGTTGAGCATCCCAATTCTATCAGAGAAGCCTTTGGTATTTAATGGACTTAACTCCATTGATTCTCCAGAAAACGAAACTGTTGACAGCAGTTTTTGTCATGAAGAGGAGTCTGTAGTGGCTGAGGAAGAACTGCCGCCTCCCAGTCCTCAGGACCCCAAGCCTGTGCAGCCTGAGGAAGTGTCTGCCCAAGATTTCCTGCAAAGACTTGACTTACAGATTAAACTGTCAACACAGGCAGCCAGGAAACTCAAAGAAGAGAACAGGTGAAGGTTCCTGGTATAGGTGTCAGTGTCTGGACCGATGCCCTTGTTTGAAAACCTGTCTTAATTGtagaaagtgtatgtgtgtgtgtgtgtatgtacaggtgcatgtgtgtgggtgtgtgtgtgtgtgcatgggagtgtctctattttggagacagggtttctctgtgtagccctggctgtcctggaactcagtctgtagaccaggctggcctcagacttagaaatctgcctgcctctgcttcccaagtgctgggattaaaggcatgtgtcaccactgcctggccactgtcttttttttaatggttaatatattgatttcttactcttcatttttaaatttctattttataacatATGCCATTTGTTCTATGGACCTCaaatccttttaaattttatttattcatctatttttgagtcagtgtctcaCTGTAGTTCAGCTGGCCTCAAAGTCTGCTTCAGACTCCCATCTggcatatataatttaataaacataatttaatagaataataaataatagaataaaaaatatagtgtatctttaatatatttaaatattatgtaaGCAGATGCTACTCTCTATCCAGTAACTGAGAGTCCCATAGAAGGAAGCTACACCTGAACATGTGTGCCCGTTCATTTGGCCTCCAAGGCACATATAGTGTTCTGTTGGTATATTTTTGCTCTTCTTTGCAAGTAGATAATAAGttatatgtgtctgtttctgaTTACAGTTGTAAACACTGATTTCTGCTGGGTTTCTCTTTTTCAGGGATGAAGAGAGTCCCTATGCTGCTTCTCTTTATCATAGTTAGTGACTGGCCGACGGACTAATCCAGATCACAAAATGGCTGGACCCTAAAGAGCCCCACCTGTCTGCCTCAGAAGCAACGCTGCTCCTGGACTCCCATAGCGCACCTTCGAGCTGCAGTTAAGTAGACCTGCTGCAGCTGCCCTGAAGTGACCAGCTCCTGGCTTTCTATAGTTAAGTCTTACTATGGCATGATAGCAAAACTGTATTTATTCTAAAGCCTATCACTTTTGTAGATGGTGGTAGTTTTAGACAGGCTTTTGTAGATACAAAAAGCATCAGAGACTCTTTATATATTTAAGCCAAAAGCTATGTTTATTTCCTGATGAGATCCTAAATGTATGGAAAACATGGTGGCTGTAAAGTGATAATGCATTTTGCTGTGTGTTTATAACTCAAGtgctataatatatatttcaatatcacATATTCTGTACTAATGTAAAGAACCAAATTTTGTCTGCTATTTTGTAAAAGTAAACTACAGATGTGTGGGTGAGAAAATAAACTATGTTTTCACACAGGAGCCTTCGTTTCTCTTATTCAAAATGGGGAAATAAGATCgattttgtttgatttgggttttgtttggaaGACAGGGATTCATGTAGtgcaggctgaccttggactcacTGTGTATCTAAGaacaaccttgaactcctgatctacTTGTCTctactttctaagtgctgggattccagaagGGCAAATGAACCCACACCAGCATGAGACAGGCGAAATTCTGTTGACATTGTATCTCTGTGTCACTCCATTTACAGTTTATCCTTGCTGTGCTCCTTGAATTAAAagttaggtttttgtttcttttaattcacCTTGTCTTTTATTATGCCTGTGAATTATAGCAGCAAACTTTAAGCAACATACCAATGACAGCTGATATATTTCTAGTTTCACATCTCTTCATTTACTGAGTTAAATACCTTTAACTAGGTCAAATAAGGCGTTAGGCTTCCACAGAAATTTCCCTTTATTACCTCTCCTCGACATCCCCCAAAGAGTCTGATACTTGTGGTGTAAAATggagtttgtttctctgttttccttgccctctttcttcttctccatttctttcctcctcACTGTTTGTACCTCTACTCCTAAGGAGCAGGAGCCCGGGGCGTTAGTGTAGCAGAGCCTGCAGTACCAGAAcatcattgtcttagttactcttcACTTGCTTGGCCACATCATGGCCAAGACTACTTAGAGAAAAAAGAgcttatttggggcttacagtttgagaTGGTGAATCCATGATCATTATGATGGGGAGCTTGGCCCACCTAGTTCTGAACCAGTGCTGAGAGGCCACATGTTGATCCACAAACACAAGGCAGAGAGTACACACTAGGAAAGGTGTGGGTT
This window contains:
- the Lysmd2 gene encoding lysM and putative peptidoglycan-binding domain-containing protein 2, with amino-acid sequence MADLSPAPALREGGPRAHRPSAPSPPPRSRSTSEPEEAELSLSLARTKTRSYGSTASVRAPLGAGVIERHVEHRVRAGDTLQGIALKYGVTMEQIKRANKLFTNDCIFLKKTLSIPILSEKPLVFNGLNSIDSPENETVDSSFCHEEESVVAEEELPPPSPQDPKPVQPEEVSAQDFLQRLDLQIKLSTQAARKLKEENRDEESPYAASLYHS